A genomic stretch from Spiroplasma endosymbiont of Clivina fossor includes:
- a CDS encoding IS1/IS1595 family N-terminal zinc-binding domain-containing protein — translation MEKIIQELVNTLTDDQFLEFYEKVKQQAELIKKQKRLNEIDQKFRAHGIKCPKCESYHCVKNGHNSEGKQKYLCKNCRASFDAFRNHFIYWSHLNYEQWNLLIQISLLGQSSKTISRFIKTTLKTAWYNRQKLMKSKQLENTQLKFKKLSGKIQIDETFIKEIHKGNFKYKTDPRRIHLDPFATNTKCCIQMAIDNNNNIYVKSTNTKRLQKQWVIENMNKELINENSIITSDMQKLYFLVAKQTNSTLCVTKTTINPEASYRNLNKIEPVQNSVSR, via the coding sequence ATGGAAAAAATAATTCAAGAACTAGTAAATACTTTAACAGATGATCAATTTTTAGAATTTTATGAAAAAGTCAAACAACAAGCAGAATTAATAAAAAAACAAAAACGTTTAAATGAAATTGATCAAAAATTTAGAGCGCACGGTATTAAATGCCCTAAATGTGAATCTTACCATTGCGTTAAAAATGGACATAATTCAGAAGGAAAACAAAAATATTTATGTAAAAATTGCCGTGCAAGTTTTGACGCTTTTCGTAATCATTTTATTTATTGAAGTCATTTAAATTATGAACAATGAAATTTATTGATTCAAATTTCATTGCTGGGGCAATCTAGTAAAACAATTTCTCGTTTTATTAAAACTACATTAAAAACTGCTTGATATAATCGTCAAAAATTAATGAAATCAAAACAATTAGAAAATACCCAATTAAAATTTAAAAAATTATCTGGTAAAATCCAAATCGATGAAACATTCATTAAAGAAATCCATAAAGGAAATTTCAAATATAAAACTGATCCACGAAGAATTCACCTTGACCCATTCGCAACTAATACTAAATGCTGTATTCAAATGGCAATTGATAATAATAACAATATTTATGTTAAATCCACAAACACCAAACGTTTACAAAAACAATGAGTTATTGAAAATATGAACAAAGAATTAATTAACGAAAATTCAATTATTACTTCTGATATGCAAAAATTATATTTTTTAGTAGCAAAACAAACAAATTCTACTTTATGTGTAACTAAAACAACAATTAATCCTGAAGCTAGTTATCGTAACTTAAATAAAATCGAGCCTGTCCAAAATTCTGTGTCTCGATAA
- a CDS encoding transposase family protein, which translates to MLDKYKDENEFYSLIGIKYKTFMKMVEILKEGEAKQKQIGGRPNKLSIEQRLLMTLEYWKEYSTYRIIAKKYNISHVSCIRNIFWVENTLIKNSHFHIPGKKILLENKGTTNNLLAIDATEIPIERIKKN; encoded by the coding sequence ATGTTAGATAAATACAAAGACGAAAACGAATTTTATAGTTTAATAGGCATAAAATATAAAACTTTCATGAAAATGGTAGAAATTTTAAAAGAAGGTGAAGCTAAACAAAAACAAATTGGTGGTAGACCAAATAAATTATCAATAGAGCAAAGATTACTTATGACTTTAGAATACTGAAAAGAATATAGTACATATCGTATTATTGCAAAAAAATATAATATTAGTCATGTTAGTTGTATTCGTAATATCTTTTGAGTTGAAAATACTCTAATAAAAAATAGTCACTTTCATATACCTGGCAAAAAGATATTATTAGAAAATAAGGGTACTACTAATAATTTATTAGCAATTGATGCTACAGAAATTCCAATTGAAAGAATTAAAAAAAACTAA
- a CDS encoding VWA domain-containing protein: MIKFLENAIDLELKKQILRLKEVDKNIASFQTFKTNFKWLATAFDDEINHFYASQIEAKIISQSLSVNIKQEIYLYYWIRENGIKGLKDNYEKVYFTLEKVLSPFVMKMNYYHYLLNDKTKDLQLIFQNFINNWEQLLIKRVIDFKLASINELRKKYLREVYDRIEVVKKFRRLYGFIWNFFGRFWDGNVKEIEKLDLTQLQKLANFLQSDPAIMTIAKLLGRLKGQSDKLEAVITEKINIEYEIRPASKWPEEIIGITENADLEHLLPMELVHLNIPNLQPIFYKKFLEKKLSTFEFISNDVVTVETITKVKSNHSLPETDGPFILCIDTSASMRGEPEYIAKALSLAIVKLALKQRRDCYMINFSDSLEVFDLTTVKSSLKTLVKFLSHSFHSSTNITPAIVQTINVMNHKKYQNADVLIISDFLTIDLSSKLVNQIKEPHNNRNRFHSITIGNNGNEQVTRFFDNNWIYDPQNPFTKNDIIADLEIKTRSKSGE, translated from the coding sequence ATGATAAAGTTTTTAGAAAATGCTATTGATTTAGAATTAAAAAAGCAAATTTTACGATTAAAAGAAGTTGATAAAAATATAGCATCATTTCAAACTTTTAAAACTAATTTTAAATGATTGGCAACAGCATTTGATGATGAGATTAATCATTTTTATGCAAGTCAAATTGAAGCAAAAATTATTTCTCAATCATTATCGGTTAACATTAAACAAGAAATTTATTTATATTATTGAATTCGTGAAAATGGCATTAAAGGTTTAAAAGATAATTATGAAAAAGTATATTTTACTTTAGAAAAGGTGTTATCACCATTTGTAATGAAAATGAATTACTATCACTATCTTTTGAATGATAAAACGAAAGACTTGCAACTTATTTTTCAAAATTTTATTAATAATTGAGAACAATTACTAATAAAGCGAGTTATTGATTTTAAATTAGCATCAATTAATGAATTAAGAAAAAAATATTTACGCGAAGTATATGACCGCATTGAAGTTGTTAAAAAATTTCGTCGTTTATATGGATTTATTTGAAATTTTTTTGGTCGTTTTTGAGATGGTAATGTTAAAGAAATTGAAAAGTTAGATTTAACACAATTACAAAAATTGGCAAATTTTTTGCAGTCTGATCCGGCAATTATGACAATTGCTAAATTATTAGGACGATTAAAAGGGCAATCTGATAAATTAGAAGCGGTAATTACTGAAAAGATTAATATTGAATATGAAATTCGTCCTGCTAGTAAATGACCAGAAGAAATTATTGGGATTACCGAAAATGCTGATTTAGAACATTTATTACCAATGGAACTAGTTCACTTAAATATTCCTAATTTACAACCAATTTTTTATAAAAAATTTCTTGAAAAAAAATTATCAACATTTGAATTTATTTCTAATGATGTAGTTACTGTTGAAACAATAACAAAAGTAAAAAGTAATCATTCGCTTCCAGAAACTGATGGACCATTTATTTTGTGTATTGATACTTCAGCTTCAATGCGTGGTGAACCGGAATATATTGCTAAGGCATTAAGTTTAGCAATTGTTAAACTTGCTTTAAAGCAAAGGCGAGATTGTTATATGATTAATTTTTCTGATTCGTTAGAGGTATTTGATTTAACGACAGTTAAATCATCATTAAAAACTTTAGTTAAATTTTTATCACATTCATTTCATAGTAGTACGAATATAACCCCTGCTATTGTTCAAACTATTAATGTGATGAATCATAAAAAATATCAAAATGCTGATGTATTAATTATTAGTGATTTTTTAACAATTGATTTATCATCAAAACTAGTTAATCAAATTAAAGAACCTCATAATAATCGTAATCGTTTTCATTCAATAACTATTGGTAATAATGGAAATGAACAAGTAACAAGATTTTTTGATAATAATTGAATATATGACCCGCAAAATCCTTTTACTAAAAATGATATTATTGCGGATTTAGAAATTAAAACTAGGAGTAAAAGTGGTGAATAA
- a CDS encoding PQQ-binding-like beta-propeller repeat protein has product MKKLLSLLSTITIAGSGMSGIVANSPYPTPTQEKIENINNKRQKRSNNENNKINRTKIVIKTNGGVFASGILLNNKIYFGSDDHNVYEYDPATGQQKIVIRTEGEVWSSGVILNNKLYFGSKDHNVYEYDPVTGQQKIVIRTEGEVWFSSGIILNNKLYIGSDDHNVYEYDPTTGQQKIVIRTKANIHSSGVILNNKVYFGSDDYNVYEYDPTTGQQKIVIRTNWWLPSSGVVFNNKLYIGSEDSNIYEYDSVTEQQKIIKIAKGAVFSSGIILNNKIYFGSKDYNVYEYDPTTGQQKIVIRTEGEVWSSGVILNNKLYFGSKDHNVYEYDPATGQQKVVFRTEGEVLSSGVVFNHKLYFGSQDHNVYEYSGYYLNSNLGQINNNSDNVILSELNYLNPDLDISQLEIINKTKNSAILKIKNNLNNNIKIHYSIDNGQNKIINLNELIKKALFFKFRNENPNLKFKEINYIDTNNLNFSDIEITKKENSFLWSNVPKNVCSDREIINKTPNTRSFNVPACEYNSKSKLVFQITTGLTKTKQENKLNGWNINSDDEMKLTDFTNINNRNSEIINVLSNEFDLSNTNKQEQEMILSIFKEPADKFELNPNEKLKITYPVRIITSKVILNLKQKITGNITAKIIDDNNKEQIITLSITEVMQILQKYSLLPNEIIIDKNNDKITFNGEALFSLEREGAVRTNTVTTIV; this is encoded by the coding sequence ATGAAAAAATTACTTAGTTTATTAAGTACAATAACAATAGCAGGAAGCGGAATGTCGGGCATTGTTGCCAATAGTCCGTATCCAACTCCAACACAAGAAAAAATAGAAAATATAAATAATAAAAGACAAAAACGAAGCAATAATGAAAATAATAAAATAAATAGAACAAAAATTGTTATTAAAACAAATGGCGGAGTTTTTGCTAGTGGAATATTATTAAACAATAAAATATATTTTGGTTCAGATGATCATAATGTTTATGAGTATGATCCTGCTACAGGACAACAAAAAATTGTTATTAGAACAGAGGGGGAAGTATGATCTTCTGGTGTAATTTTAAACAATAAATTATATTTTGGTTCAAAAGATCATAATGTTTATGAATATGATCCCGTCACAGGACAACAAAAAATTGTTATTAGAACAGAGGGAGAAGTTTGATTTTCTAGTGGAATTATTTTAAACAATAAATTATATATTGGTTCAGATGATCATAATGTTTATGAGTATGATCCTACTACAGGACAACAAAAAATTGTTATTAGAACAAAAGCTAACATTCATTCTTCTGGTGTAATATTAAATAATAAAGTATATTTTGGTTCAGATGATTATAATGTGTATGAGTATGATCCTACTACAGGACAACAAAAAATTGTTATTAGAACAAATTGATGACTTCCTTCTTCTGGGGTTGTTTTTAACAATAAATTATATATTGGTTCAGAAGACAGTAATATTTATGAATACGATTCTGTTACAGAACAACAAAAAATTATTAAGATAGCAAAGGGTGCGGTTTTTTCTAGTGGAATTATTTTAAATAATAAAATATATTTTGGTTCAAAAGATTATAATGTGTATGAGTATGATCCTACTACAGGACAACAAAAAATTGTTATTAGAACAGAAGGGGAAGTATGATCTTCTGGTGTAATTTTAAACAATAAATTATATTTTGGTTCAAAAGATCATAATGTTTATGAATATGATCCGGCAACAGGACAACAAAAAGTTGTTTTTAGAACAGAAGGAGAAGTTTTGTCTTCTGGGGTTGTTTTTAACCATAAATTATATTTTGGCTCACAAGACCATAATGTTTATGAGTATAGTGGATACTATTTAAATTCAAATTTAGGACAAATTAATAATAATTCTGATAATGTAATTTTAAGTGAATTAAATTATTTAAATCCTGATTTAGATATTTCACAATTAGAAATTATTAACAAGACAAAAAATTCAGCTATATTAAAAATAAAAAATAATTTAAATAATAATATAAAAATACATTATTCAATTGATAATGGGCAAAATAAAATTATTAATTTAAATGAATTGATTAAAAAAGCATTATTTTTTAAATTTCGAAACGAAAATCCTAATTTAAAATTTAAGGAAATAAATTATATTGATACTAATAATTTAAATTTTTCAGATATTGAAATAACAAAAAAAGAAAATTCATTTTTATGATCTAATGTTCCTAAAAATGTATGTTCTGATAGAGAAATTATCAATAAAACTCCAAATACAAGATCATTTAATGTACCTGCTTGTGAATATAATTCGAAATCAAAATTAGTATTTCAAATTACAACAGGATTAACTAAAACAAAACAAGAAAATAAATTAAATGGTTGAAACATAAATTCTGATGATGAAATGAAATTAACAGATTTTACAAATATAAATAATAGAAATTCTGAAATCATTAATGTATTATCAAATGAATTTGATTTATCAAACACAAATAAACAAGAACAAGAAATGATTTTAAGTATTTTTAAGGAACCCGCTGATAAATTTGAACTTAATCCCAATGAAAAATTAAAAATTACTTATCCAGTAAGAATAATTACATCTAAAGTTATATTAAATTTAAAACAAAAAATTACAGGAAATATTACTGCCAAAATAATTGATGATAACAATAAAGAACAAATAATTACATTATCAATTACAGAAGTAATGCAAATTTTACAAAAATATAGTTTATTACCCAATGAAATTATTATAGATAAAAACAATGATAAAATAACATTTAACGGTGAAGCATTATTTTCATTAGAAAGAGAGGGGGCGGTAAGAACAAATACAGTTACTACTATAGTATAA
- a CDS encoding transposase family protein: MKFKKNNQISDKNFLRLTGIKHTTFNKMLEILKIEELKKRFRRGRTNKLSLENRILMTLEYWREYRTYFHIAKSYDISESSCYRNIKWIEDTLIKHPNFQQLTGQKSLLKDYFKDKTVIIDVTESQIQRPKKDKNSTTQEKRKNTQ; encoded by the coding sequence ATGAAATTTAAAAAAAATAATCAAATAAGTGATAAAAATTTTTTAAGATTAACTGGTATTAAACATACTACTTTTAATAAAATGCTAGAAATTTTAAAAATAGAAGAATTAAAAAAGAGATTTCGTCGCGGAAGAACCAATAAATTATCATTAGAAAATCGTATTTTAATGACTTTAGAATATTGAAGAGAATATAGAACTTATTTTCATATTGCAAAAAGTTATGATATTAGTGAAAGTAGTTGTTATAGAAATATCAAATGAATTGAAGACACTTTAATAAAACACCCTAATTTTCAACAACTTACTGGTCAAAAATCACTATTAAAAGATTATTTCAAAGATAAGACTGTTATAATTGATGTAACTGAAAGCCAAATCCAACGCCCAAAAAAAGACAAAAACAGCACTACTCAGGAAAAAAGAAAAAACACACAATAA
- a CDS encoding transposase family protein gives MKTQVIIEKDSKKIISSDFSYGKNHDFKILKDSKIKFLPETTVLVDLGYQGIQKINHNVLIPKRKSKKNPLNKEEKQNNERISKMRIVIENVFAILKKFKIISEKYRNRRKRFALRFNLIASIYNLQLLV, from the coding sequence ATAAAAACACAAGTTATAATTGAAAAAGATAGTAAAAAAATTATTAGTTCTGATTTTTCTTATGGTAAAAACCATGACTTTAAAATTTTAAAAGATTCAAAAATTAAATTTTTACCAGAAACAACTGTTTTAGTGGATTTAGGTTATCAAGGCATACAAAAAATTAATCATAATGTTTTAATTCCTAAAAGAAAATCAAAGAAAAACCCTTTAAATAAAGAAGAAAAGCAAAATAATGAGCGAATTTCAAAAATGAGAATTGTTATTGAAAATGTTTTTGCTATACTTAAAAAATTTAAAATTATTAGTGAAAAATATCGAAATCGTAGAAAAAGATTTGCTTTAAGATTTAATTTAATAGCTTCAATTTATAATTTACAACTATTAGTTTAA
- a CDS encoding AAA family ATPase has product MANTKLRQRILKLMQQASVGIFEKENVFKLATLAMLTGESIFLLGKPGVAKSLVSRRMKYLFCQANVFENLMNRFSTPEEIFGPISITDLQNGIYRRLTTNYLPSADIVFLDEIWKAGPSIQNTLLTIINEKIFRNAGKDYKVPLKLLISASNELPEVNQGLEALFDRFIIRYVVHGIVNEENFNAMIESATKLDVIVDEQLQITNSEYHTWLQEIAKVKLSDLSLKFISRFRKKLYLVTAGKAYISDRRWNKIAFLMKASAFFNARLETDKPDWIIIVHCIWDTVEQQKEYASLFYEVYTNALTYELKEKQEQLENRLDKLNEQLNKVQLENIKFSVYTNPFKGQLVGNYHRLLVTNKDLPICFLSLADYQKIRKNFNDFEIVKLSFGKTLNQLNRHIKVNLSYHTDNKLIDSKKNIYPIEIEDLESTLNQVTKITKEVDKTEKEIKNLTKDFKNEKDRLCSLSAIFFDEQYKMILDVAFNDLETNDEEKFDILQIDA; this is encoded by the coding sequence ATGGCAAATACAAAACTTAGGCAACGAATTTTAAAGTTAATGCAACAAGCGTCAGTTGGTATTTTTGAGAAAGAAAATGTTTTTAAATTGGCAACATTGGCAATGTTAACTGGTGAATCAATTTTTCTTTTGGGAAAACCAGGCGTAGCTAAGTCGTTAGTTTCACGGCGAATGAAATATTTGTTTTGCCAAGCCAATGTTTTTGAAAATTTAATGAATCGTTTTTCAACGCCAGAAGAAATTTTTGGACCAATTTCAATAACTGATTTACAAAATGGTATTTATAGGCGGTTAACAACAAATTATTTGCCAAGTGCGGATATTGTATTTTTAGATGAAATTTGAAAAGCTGGACCTTCAATTCAAAATACATTGTTAACGATTATTAATGAAAAAATATTTCGTAATGCGGGGAAGGATTATAAGGTACCATTAAAATTATTAATATCAGCATCAAATGAATTGCCAGAAGTTAATCAAGGATTAGAAGCATTATTTGATCGCTTTATTATTCGTTATGTGGTTCACGGTATTGTTAATGAAGAAAATTTTAATGCTATGATTGAATCAGCAACTAAATTAGATGTTATTGTTGATGAACAATTACAAATTACTAATAGTGAGTATCATACTTGGTTACAAGAAATTGCTAAAGTAAAATTATCAGATTTATCATTAAAGTTTATTTCTCGGTTCCGGAAAAAATTATATTTAGTTACTGCCGGTAAAGCATATATTTCTGATCGTCGTTGAAATAAGATTGCTTTTTTGATGAAAGCATCAGCTTTTTTTAATGCTCGTCTTGAAACTGATAAACCAGATTGAATTATTATTGTTCATTGTATTTGAGATACAGTAGAACAACAAAAAGAATATGCTAGTTTATTTTATGAAGTTTATACTAATGCATTAACCTATGAGTTAAAAGAAAAACAAGAACAACTAGAAAATCGATTAGATAAATTAAATGAACAATTAAATAAAGTTCAATTAGAAAATATTAAGTTTTCAGTATATACTAATCCTTTTAAAGGCCAATTAGTTGGTAATTATCATCGCTTATTAGTAACAAATAAAGATTTGCCGATTTGTTTTCTTTCATTAGCTGATTATCAAAAAATTAGAAAAAATTTTAATGATTTTGAAATTGTTAAATTATCTTTTGGAAAAACCTTGAATCAATTAAATCGTCATATTAAAGTCAATTTATCTTATCATACCGATAATAAGTTAATTGATAGCAAAAAAAATATTTATCCGATTGAAATTGAAGATTTAGAATCAACTTTAAATCAAGTTACAAAAATAACAAAAGAGGTTGATAAAACGGAAAAAGAAATTAAAAATTTAACAAAAGATTTTAAAAATGAAAAAGACCGTTTATGTTCTTTATCAGCAATATTTTTTGATGAACAGTATAAAATGATTTTAGATGTTGCTTTTAATGATTTAGAAACTAATGATGAAGAAAAATTTGATATTTTACAAATTGATGCATAA
- a CDS encoding IS256 family transposase, with the protein MTKKIKKEPDAIDKVVDYFLENIDNPQDLFKGNTIFQEFTKKLTERMLNTEIKDYLETDENHNKRNGNTQKTIITKNGSIAIDVPRDRNSTFEPVIIPKRQRRFDNFDQKVISLYARGMTISDIKAQLQEFYHGAEISESLISQITDDVIEEVKMWQTKPLEKIYPIVYFDCIVVKVKQDKRIINKAVYLALGINLDGLKDILGMWISENEGAKFWLNNLTEMKNRGLQDILVACSDNLTGMSDAIEAVFPKTQHQLCIVHQIRNSLKFVPYKDRKLVANDLKSIYTAINEEIALIALDHFSEKWNKKYPQITKSWKNNWNNLIIFLEYPQEFRRIIYTTNAIESVNSQLRKVIKNKKIFPNDASVFKIFYLAFQNMVKKWTMPIQNWGSAISHLMIKFEDRVNLS; encoded by the coding sequence ATGACAAAAAAAATAAAAAAAGAACCTGACGCAATTGATAAAGTTGTTGATTATTTTTTAGAAAATATTGATAATCCACAAGATTTATTTAAAGGCAATACTATTTTTCAGGAATTTACCAAAAAATTAACTGAACGAATGTTAAATACGGAAATTAAAGATTATCTTGAAACTGATGAGAATCATAATAAAAGAAATGGCAACACACAAAAAACCATTATTACTAAAAATGGTTCAATCGCAATTGATGTACCAAGAGATCGAAATAGTACTTTTGAACCAGTAATTATTCCAAAAAGACAAAGAAGATTTGATAACTTTGATCAAAAAGTAATTTCTTTATATGCAAGAGGAATGACAATTTCTGATATCAAAGCACAATTGCAAGAATTCTATCACGGAGCAGAAATTTCAGAAAGTTTAATTAGTCAAATAACTGATGATGTTATTGAAGAAGTTAAAATGTGACAAACTAAACCTTTAGAGAAGATTTATCCGATTGTTTATTTTGATTGTATTGTTGTTAAAGTAAAGCAAGATAAACGAATAATAAATAAAGCAGTTTATCTTGCCTTAGGAATTAATTTAGATGGTTTAAAAGATATTTTAGGAATGTGAATTAGTGAGAATGAGGGAGCCAAATTTTGACTTAATAATCTTACGGAAATGAAAAATCGTGGGTTACAAGATATTCTTGTTGCTTGTAGTGATAATTTAACTGGGATGTCTGATGCAATAGAAGCTGTTTTCCCAAAAACACAGCATCAATTATGCATTGTTCATCAAATTCGCAATAGTTTAAAATTTGTTCCTTACAAAGATCGCAAACTTGTAGCTAATGATTTAAAATCAATTTATACAGCAATTAATGAAGAAATAGCGTTAATTGCTTTAGATCATTTTTCAGAAAAATGAAATAAAAAGTATCCACAAATTACTAAATCATGAAAAAATAACTGAAATAATTTAATAATTTTTCTTGAATATCCTCAGGAATTTAGAAGAATTATTTACACAACTAATGCGATTGAATCTGTTAATAGTCAATTAAGAAAAGTCATTAAGAATAAAAAGATTTTTCCTAATGACGCATCAGTTTTTAAAATATTTTATTTAGCATTTCAAAATATGGTTAAGAAATGAACGATGCCAATTCAAAATTGGGGTAGTGCAATTTCACATTTAATGATAAAATTTGAGGACAGAGTGAATTTAAGTTAA
- a CDS encoding IS1/IS1595 family N-terminal zinc-binding domain-containing protein: protein MEKIIQELVNTLTDDQFLEFYEKVKQQAELIKKQKRLNEIDQKFRAHGIKCPKCESYHCVKNGHNSEGKQKYLCKNCRASFDAFRNHFIYWSHLNYEQWNLLIQISLLGQSSKTISRFIKTTLKTAWYNRQKLMKSKQLENTQLKFKKLSGKIQIDETFIKEIHKGNFKYKTDPRRIYLDPFATNTKCCIQMAIDNNNNIYVKSTNTKRLQKQWVIENMNKELINENSIITSDMQKLYFLVAKQTNSTLCVTKTTINPEASYRNLNKISKLQSSLKEALIHYHGLGFTNIQNYLNLWK, encoded by the coding sequence ATGGAAAAAATAATTCAAGAATTAGTAAATACTTTAACAGATGATCAATTTTTAGAATTTTATGAAAAAGTCAAACAACAAGCAGAATTAATAAAAAAACAAAAACGTTTAAATGAAATTGATCAAAAATTTAGAGCGCACGGTATTAAATGCCCTAAATGTGAATCTTACCATTGCGTTAAAAATGGACATAATTCAGAAGGAAAACAAAAATATTTATGTAAAAATTGCCGTGCAAGTTTTGACGCTTTTCGTAATCATTTTATTTATTGAAGTCATTTAAATTATGAACAATGAAATTTATTGATTCAAATTTCATTGCTGGGGCAATCTAGTAAAACAATTTCTCGTTTTATTAAAACTACATTAAAAACTGCTTGATATAATCGTCAAAAATTAATGAAATCAAAACAATTAGAAAATACCCAATTAAAATTTAAAAAATTATCTGGTAAAATCCAAATCGATGAAACATTTATTAAAGAAATCCATAAAGGAAATTTCAAATATAAAACTGATCCACGAAGAATTTACCTTGACCCATTCGCAACTAATACTAAATGCTGTATTCAAATGGCAATTGATAATAATAACAATATTTATGTTAAATCCACAAACACCAAACGTTTACAAAAACAATGAGTTATTGAAAATATGAACAAAGAATTAATTAACGAAAATTCAATTATTACTTCTGATATGCAAAAATTATATTTTTTAGTAGCAAAACAAACAAATTCTACTTTATGTGTAACTAAAACAACAATTAATCCTGAAGCTAGTTATCGTAACTTAAATAAAATCAGTAAATTACAATCTAGTCTTAAAGAAGCCTTAATTCATTATCATGGTTTAGGTTTTACTAATATTCAAAATTATTTAAATCTCTGAAAATAA
- a CDS encoding Mbov_0401 family ICE element transposase-like protein: MLEINNNLKTPENKHWLNLFTTHKNMYTNKCEQLANEYEKLDEYLYLHHYRLKQGYKVVHFATRTIITIFGDVIFKRRRYKYWNQKSGKFEYVCLLDKEIGLLPKQRIYFDVQFKVLSLLGDGKRYRDVLDALNHCYISKASISNVLNKYDIAEYFQLAEKETKNRIDVKNKNLYIQLDETFLATLDQKVKQDQRIRLVTFHTGHKEKNYKNARRELENKRGHFLMLKVGKRINTMDYRDLLIKELQKHYVNINYDKIIVCGDGDTWIREIANSFGNVRYILDGYHAIKKLKQTAFNIIFENRKVTLNSWIKLYKDGNNQKLIKNIRNDAKNELNKDIKTNLRKASNYFSNNKHGIHNQNLEWNIGCSIESDVSHLVKQQLGYGAKIYNHKNLNNLLHLRMANLNKLNVLHYINENINSEIEIRKEIYKNSLWNKYNNKNDDSWINYKGNAVTNKYNRFK, encoded by the coding sequence ATGTTAGAAATTAATAATAATTTAAAAACCCCAGAAAATAAGCATTGATTAAACTTATTTACAACCCATAAAAATATGTACACCAACAAATGTGAACAACTAGCTAATGAATACGAAAAATTAGATGAATACCTATATTTACATCATTATCGGTTAAAACAAGGTTATAAAGTAGTTCATTTTGCAACAAGAACAATTATTACAATTTTTGGTGATGTTATTTTTAAACGACGCCGATATAAATATTGAAATCAAAAATCAGGTAAATTTGAATATGTATGTTTATTAGATAAAGAAATTGGTTTACTGCCCAAACAACGCATTTATTTTGATGTCCAATTTAAAGTTTTAAGTCTTTTGGGTGATGGTAAACGCTATCGCGATGTTTTAGATGCTCTAAATCATTGTTATATTTCAAAAGCTAGTATTTCGAATGTTTTAAATAAATATGATATTGCTGAATATTTTCAACTAGCAGAAAAAGAAACTAAAAATAGAATTGATGTCAAAAATAAGAATTTATATATTCAACTAGATGAGACATTTTTAGCGACATTAGATCAGAAAGTTAAACAAGACCAGAGAATTCGTTTAGTTACTTTTCATACCGGACATAAAGAAAAAAATTATAAAAATGCTCGTAGAGAATTAGAAAACAAACGAGGTCATTTTCTAATGTTAAAAGTTGGTAAACGAATAAATACGATGGATTATCGTGATTTATTAATTAAAGAATTACAAAAACATTATGTGAATATTAATTATGACAAAATAATTGTTTGTGGTGATGGTGATACTTGAATTAGAGAAATTGCTAATAGTTTCGGTAATGTTAGATATATTTTAGATGGTTATCACGCTATTAAAAAATTAAAACAAACGGCATTTAATATTATTTTTGAAAATCGCAAAGTAACATTAAATAGTTGAATTAAATTATATAAGGATGGAAATAATCAAAAATTAATCAAAAACATTCGTAATGATGCTAAAAATGAATTAAATAAAGATATTAAAACAAATTTAAGAAAGGCGAGTAATTATTTCAGTAATAATAAGCATGGTATTCATAACCAAAATTTAGAATGAAATATCGGTTGTAGCATTGAAAGTGATGTATCGCATTTAGTAAAACAACAATTAGGCTATGGGGCAAAAATATATAATCATAAGAATTTAAATAATTTATTACATTTAAGAATGGCAAATTTAAACAAATTAAATGTATTACATTACATTAATGAAAATATTAATTCAGAAATAGAAATCAGAAAAGAAATATATAAAAATTCATTATGAAATAAATATAATAATAAAAATGACGATAGTTGAATTAATTATAAAGGTAATGCTGTAACAAATAAATATAATAGATTTAAGTAA